The following are encoded in a window of Panicum virgatum strain AP13 chromosome 5N, P.virgatum_v5, whole genome shotgun sequence genomic DNA:
- the LOC120671816 gene encoding uncharacterized protein LOC120671816, with protein MLPAANVTARQRGSAPRLAAAVLLLALLALCFLGRADAVASLAGRAPAAEEKGVASALEQENAGAQEVERGHYTTLSAEAVAGEEDDGPMMPERVELEVIQDYRTSANTRHDPQHP; from the exons ATGCTCCCGGCCGCCAATGTGACGGCGCGGCAGCGCGGGAGCGccccccgcctcgccgcggcggtGCTCCTGCTAGCGCTGCTCGCGCTCTGCTTCCTCGGCCGCGCCGACGCCGTGGCTTCTCTCG CCGGTCGTGCACCTGCGGCGGAGGAGAAGGGAGTGGCGAGCGCGCTGGAACAGGAGAATGCTGGAGCACAG GAGGTGGAGCGCGGGCACTACACGACCTTGTCGGCTGAGGCGGTGGCGGGGGAGGAAGACGATGGGCCAATGATGCCGGAGAGGGTGGAGCTGGAGGTGATCCAGGACTACAGGACCAGCGCCAACACCAGGCACGACCCACAACACCCATGA
- the LOC120675568 gene encoding uncharacterized protein LOC120675568, producing MAAAGDAARCPEIPRRCHHCAGPLSKDMETSSWTVSPMVRDSFSMIGSAVGGIAGAFYGFNHTMPVVRRYIKGPMWMHFLVGAPPVIVFSSACAGLAGGTIPAAAQLVSSSYHAAMSSPSSARSSPHTAMASQSFARSASHDDMHKARSSSPL from the exons atggccgccgcggggGACGCCGCGCGGTGCCCTGAGATCCCCCGGCGGTGCCACCACTGCGCCGGGCCGCTCTCCAAGGACATG GAAACAAGCAGCTGGACGGTGTCTCCAATGGTTCGAGATAGCTTCTCCATG ATTGGTTCCGCTGTTGGGGGTATAGCGGGAGCATTTTATGGCTTCAACCACA CTATGCCTGTTGTTCGACGTTACATAAAGGGGCCAATGTGGATGCATTTTCTTGTTGGT GCACCCCCAGTTATTGTTTTCTCTTCTGCATGTGCTGGATTAGCAG GTGGTACAATACCAGCAGCTGCACAGCTGGTTTCATCATCCTATCACGCTGCCATGTCATCACCCTCCTCTGCCCGCTCTTCTCCACATACAGCCATGGCATCGCAGTCCTTTGCCCGCTCTGCTTCTCATGATGACATGCACAAGGCAAGAAGCTCCTCGCCATTGTAA
- the LOC120672982 gene encoding protein PHYTOCHROME KINASE SUBSTRATE 4-like codes for MDRYRIAPARPVCLSAAATGPGGAHLRPAALSSGRRSSGAEIGIFTAERYFSFSAADVVRRDAAPAPNPDHAELTRVSVPAVDAASLSGRTAASSEASWNSRSGLLSVAHHSAAARQQKAAGAGAGAAYGSDQGYQRGRKRGGGSGQWWTLFGRDCPCAGRKAVTVDVASEPRSPAAAHSDARFSPQSAVEECLDSDIFKATHPSPPRAAAGAHQELAKVKVTVTPGSRAFPLAAESVLAAAPSRSAGGAPLAAFKADIDRRVVTSGGFTFPTALGAGRVVSNGSVFDEPPRVSLEVFHPIDEDSVILADPPPAMPLACRAGLLPARAPPPAAALADEEAMSDASSDLFDLESFAASLSYPTTYRGRGSRRNSADDDLPYGSAAAAAAAEPALSECMYPASEASVVWSEVTAEGGAFDAASVANFSSAASACYVDDLRYTVPESPEAGFTAAMSRSAGRKKSGGGGGFRSSCRCEKAVSVGPTPVRVVRPPAYPGAAGRKMGGDGAARYHSGRRAHVPVRT; via the coding sequence ATGGACAGGTACAGGATCGCGCCGGCGCGACCGGTctgcctctccgccgccgccacggggcCCGGCGGGGCGCACCTCCGCCCGGCGGCGCTGTCGTCGGGGCGCCGGTCGAGCGGCGCCGAGATCGGCATCTTCACGGCCGAACGCTACTTCAGCTTCAGCGCGGCCGACGTCGTCAGGCgcgacgccgcgccggcgccgaacCCTGATCACGCAGAGCTGACGCGGGTGTCCGTTCCGGCGGTGGACGCGGCCAGCCTGAGCGGGCGCACCGCCGCGTCGTCCGAGGCCAGCTGGAACAGCCGGTCCGGGCTGCTGTCCGTGGCGCACCACTcggccgcggcgaggcagcagaaggcggccggtgccggtgccggcgcgGCGTACGGGAGCGACCAGGGTTACCAGCGCGGCAGGAAGAGGGGCGGTGGTTCCGGACAGTGGTGGACGCTGTTCGGCCGCGACTGCCCCTGCGCAGGCAGGAAGGCGGTCACCGTCGACGTCGCGTCCGAGCCGaggagcccggcggcggcgcactccGACGCCAGGTTCAGCCCGCAGTCCGCCGTCGAGGAGTGCCTCGACAGCGACATCTTCAAGGCGACGCACCCGTCTCCTCCAAGAGCTGCAGCCGGTGCTCACCAGGAGCTCGCCAAAGTGAAGGTCACCGTGACGCCGGGGAGCCGCGcgttccccctcgccgccgagagcgtcctcgcggcggcgccaagccggagcgcgggcggcgcgccgtTGGCCGCTTTCAAGGCGGATATCGACCGCCGCGTCGTGACCTCCGGGGGGTTCACGTTCCCAACAGCGCTCGGCGCCGGTAGGGTCGTGAGCAACGGCAGCGTCTTCGACGAGCCGCCGCGCGTGTCGCTGGAGGTGTTCCACCCCATCGACGAGGACTCGGTGATCCTCGCCGACCCTCCGCCGGCCATGCCACTGGCGTGCCGCGCCGGGCTGCTCCCGgcgcgcgctccgccgccggccgcggcgctggCAGACGAGGAGGCGATGAGCGACGCGAGCTCGGACCTGTTCGACCTGGAGAGCTTCGCGGCGTCGTTGTCGTACCCGACCACGTACCGCGGGCGGGGCAGCCGCCGGAACTCGGCCGATGACGACCTCCCCtacggctccgcggcggcggcggccgccgccgagccggcgCTGAGCGAGTGCATGTACCCCGCGAGCGAGGCCAGCGTGGTGTGGAGCGAGGTCACGGCCGAGGGCGGCGCGTTCGACGCGGCCAGCGTGGCCAACTTCTCCAGCGCGGCGTCCGCGTGCTACGTCGACGACCTCCGCTACACGGTCCCGGAGTCCCCCGAGGCCGGCTTCACCGCCGCCATGTCCCGCAGCGCCGGCCGCAAgaaaagcggcggcggcggcggattcaGGAGCAGCTGCCGGTGCGAGAAGGCGGTCAGCGTCGGGCCCACGCCGGTGCGGGTGGTCCGGCCGCCGGCGTACCCGGGCGCGGCCGGCAGGAAgatgggcggcgacggcgcggcacgGTACcactccggccgccgcgcgcacgtGCCGGTCCGGACgtga
- the LOC120672981 gene encoding RAN GTPase-activating protein 2-like: MRKNTIYSVLQQILPSKNGSSPPFFLNLPLLSDSLLPCSSFPGGATGRAAAPFVTSSPSPFAADEHQPGCGVNFEAFQMDSAGQDFQPRTFSIKLWPPSESTRLMLVERMTVNLSTESIFSRKYGLLGKEEAHENAKRIEQLGFTSADEHFKREPDGDGSAAVQLYAKETSKMMLEVLKKGPRITAESEAPVSDTPLGGDSVLDISGGKRAFIEAEEAKELLSPLTKPGNSYKRICFSNRSFGIDAANVAGPILESVKNQLTEVDISDFVAGRPEDEALDVMHIFSKALEGSVLRYLNISDNALGEKGVRAFSELLKSQENLEEFYVMNDGISEDAAKALSELIPSTEKLKVLHFHNNMTGDEGAVYVAEMVKRSPNLESFRCSATRIGSDGGVALSEALGTCTHLKKLDLRDNLFGVDAGIALSKTLPKLPDLVELYLSDLNLENKGAVAIVNALKQLAPQLEVLEMAGNEINAKAAPAIAECLTVMQSLKKLTLAENELKDAGAVIIAKSLEDGHADLKELDVSTNMFQRAGARCFARAVANKPGFVQLNINGNFISDEGIDEVKDILKAGKNSLDVLGSLDENDPEGEPDGGDEEEDDEDAKDDDDEDGLDLKLQNVQVEQDD; the protein is encoded by the exons ATGAGAAAAAACACCATTTACAGTGTCCTGCAGCAAATTTTGCCTTCAAAAAATGGTTCATCTCCTCCCTTTTTCTTAAACCTTCCTCTTCTCTCGGACTCTCTCCTCCCTTGCTCCTCCTTCCCTGGCGGCgcgactgggcgagcggcggcgccatttgtCACGTCTTCGCCCAGCCCTTTTGCAGCCGACGAGCATCAACCAG GGTGCGGTGTCAATTTTGAAGCTTTTCAAATGGATTCAGCAGGACAAGACTTCCAACCCAGGACATTCTCCATCAAGCTGTGGCCACCAAGTGAAAGCACACGCCTCATGCTTGTAGAGAGAATGACAGTGAATCTGTCCACTGAGTCCATATTTTCTCGCAAGTATGGACTTTTGGGCAAGGAAGAGGCTCATGAGAATGCTAAAAGGATTGAACAACTGGGCTTTACATCTGCAGATGAGCATTTCAAGAGAGAACCTGATGGTGATGGGAGTGCTGCTGTCCAGCTGTATGCCAAAGAAACTAGCAAGATGATGTTGGAAGTTCTAAAGAAAGGCCCAAGGATTACTGCAGAATCAGAAGCACCAGTGTCTGATACACCTCTTGGTGGTGATTCTGTATTAGATATATCTGGTGGCAAGCGTGCCTTTATCGAGGCAGAGGAAGCAAAGGAACTGCTGAGTCCACTAACCAAACCAGGAAACTCATATAAAAGGATTTGCTTTAGCAATAGGAGCTTTGGTATTGATGCTGCTAATGTTGCTGGACCTATTCTCGAGTCAGTTAAGAATCAGCTTACGGAGGTAGATATATCCGATTTTGTCGCAGGAAGGCCAGAGGACGAAGCTCTTGATGTGATGCACATATTCTCCAAAGCACTAGAGGGTTCTGTACTGAGATATCTAAACATATCTGACAATGCACTAGGTGAGAAGGGTGTCAGGGCATTCAGTGAGCTCCTGAAGTCACAGGAAAATTTGGAGGAATTCTATGTCATGAACGATGGCATATCAGAAGATGCTGCAAAAGCTCTTTCTGAGCTTATTCCTTCAACTGAGAAGCTTAAGGTTCTCCACTTCCACAACAACATGACTGGAGATGAAGGTGCTGTGTATGTTGCTGAAATGGTTAAGCGGTCACCAAATCTGGAGAGTTTCAGGTGCTCAGCAACAAGGATAGGGTCTGATGGTGGTGTCGCATTGTCTGAGGCATTGGGGACATGTACACATCTGAAGAAACTAGATCTTAGGGATAACCTGTTCGGTGTTGATGCAGGGATTGCTCTTAGCAAAACCCTTCCAAAGCTTCCTGATCTTGTTGAGCTTTACCTCAGTGACCTCAATCTTGAGAATAAGGGTGCAGTTGCAATTGTCAATGCCCTCAAACAGTTAGCACCACAGTTGGAAGTCCTTGAAATGGCTGGAAACGAAATAAATGCCAAAGCAGCCCCAGCTATAGCAGAATGCTTAACGGTCATGCAGTCACTCAAGAAGCTGACCTTGGCTGAGAATGAACTCAAGGATGCTGGTGCTGTGATTATTGCAAAATCTTTGGAAGATGGCCACGCAGATCTGAAGGAACTTGATGTAAGCACAAACATGTTTCAGAGGGCTGGAGCACGTTGCTTTGCACGGGCAGTTGCAAATAAACCTGGTTTTGTGCAACTGAACATCAATGGTAATTTCATCTCCGATGAAGGGATTGATGAGGTGAAAGATATTTTGAAGGCTGGTAAGAATTCGCTGGATGTTCTGGGCTCACTAGATGAGAACGATCCTGAGGGGGAGCCTGATGGCggtgatgaggaggaggacgacgaagaTGCCAAGGACGATGACGATGAGGACGGGCTCGATTTGAAGCTGCAGAACGTACAGGTGGAGCAGGATGATTAA